One genomic segment of Planctomycetaceae bacterium includes these proteins:
- a CDS encoding UDP-N-acetylmuramoyl-L-alanyl-D-glutamate--2,6-diaminopimelate ligase: MTLEQLLKLVEKKPLVWRPRVCSDSRNVRQGDIFVAVKGSKMDGYNFIGQAAVSGARYIVTQLPVQVASAEVIQTEDTTRALGLLSQAYYNYPNSKLVNLAVTGTNGKTTTTYLVRSIIAAAGKKCGLIGTVMIDYGSGQDDIESKMTTPDALELASIAEKMAAFGSQYMIMEASSHAIEQNRLVGIDFASAAFTNFTGDHLDYHKTMEAYLAAKLRLFENLSPDATAVINRDDPVCELVATATKANKIFYSICGKGDLNAKLISMDINGTVYELSYKNEKVKVKSPLIGEHNLSNHLAAAGLALGAGFDLKTIAAGLSKLQVVPGRLHKVPSKQDFTVLVDYAHTDDALKHVLSTLKPLCKGKLITVFGCGGDRDKTKRPRMAQAVSQYAERIFVTSDNPRSEKPMAIVEDILAGFANPHSEHIIVEPDRRKAIEEAIAEARPGDIILIAGKGHENYQIIGSEKQHFSDIETASEFLQHSASLV, translated from the coding sequence ATGACGCTTGAACAATTATTAAAACTCGTTGAGAAAAAACCGTTGGTTTGGCGGCCGCGCGTTTGCAGTGATTCACGCAACGTTCGGCAGGGCGATATCTTCGTTGCCGTAAAAGGCTCAAAGATGGATGGCTATAACTTTATAGGTCAGGCAGCCGTTTCCGGCGCACGCTACATCGTGACCCAACTGCCGGTACAGGTTGCCTCGGCTGAAGTTATTCAAACTGAAGATACGACAAGGGCGTTGGGACTGCTTTCGCAGGCGTACTATAATTATCCTAACAGTAAACTTGTGAATCTTGCGGTTACCGGAACAAACGGGAAAACGACTACAACTTATCTTGTTCGCTCAATAATCGCCGCCGCCGGCAAAAAATGCGGGCTGATTGGCACTGTGATGATAGATTACGGCAGCGGGCAGGACGATATCGAATCGAAAATGACTACGCCCGACGCTCTGGAGCTTGCATCGATAGCTGAAAAGATGGCTGCGTTTGGTTCGCAGTATATGATTATGGAGGCCAGCAGCCACGCAATCGAGCAGAACAGGCTTGTGGGCATAGATTTCGCCTCCGCTGCGTTTACTAACTTCACCGGCGACCATCTTGACTATCACAAGACGATGGAAGCGTACCTGGCGGCAAAGTTGAGACTGTTCGAGAACCTTTCGCCGGACGCGACGGCGGTAATTAACAGAGATGACCCTGTCTGCGAGCTGGTGGCAACGGCGACAAAGGCGAATAAAATATTCTATTCGATTTGCGGCAAAGGCGATTTGAATGCCAAACTGATTTCGATGGACATTAATGGTACAGTTTATGAACTGTCATATAAAAATGAAAAGGTAAAAGTAAAATCGCCTCTCATTGGCGAACACAACTTGAGCAATCATCTGGCTGCGGCTGGTTTGGCACTCGGCGCAGGTTTTGATTTAAAAACCATTGCTGCCGGCCTTTCAAAGTTGCAGGTTGTGCCGGGCAGACTCCACAAAGTGCCGTCGAAGCAGGATTTTACGGTGCTTGTCGATTATGCACATACTGACGATGCGCTCAAACACGTGCTTTCAACTCTTAAACCATTGTGCAAAGGCAAATTAATTACGGTTTTCGGTTGTGGCGGCGACAGGGACAAAACCAAACGACCGCGAATGGCGCAGGCAGTCAGTCAGTATGCCGAGCGTATTTTTGTTACCAGCGACAATCCGCGTTCAGAAAAACCGATGGCGATTGTCGAGGATATTCTTGCCGGTTTCGCAAATCCGCATTCGGAACATATTATCGTCGAGCCGGACAGAAGAAAAGCGATTGAAGAAGCAATCGCTGAAGCAAGGCCGGGTGATATTATTTTGATTGCCGGCAAAGGACACGAAAATTATCAGATTATCGGTTCCGAAAAACAGCATTTCAGCGATATTGAAACCGCGTCGGAATTTTTGCAGCATTCAGCGAGTTTAGTCTAA
- the murF gene encoding UDP-N-acetylmuramoyl-tripeptide--D-alanyl-D-alanine ligase encodes MITLDIKKLAEICRVDFDPRCNSEISSVCIDSRKVTSGSVFFAIKGENHDGHDYLKQVFESGAACAVISDRSKSIPGKPVIFVADTITALGRLAKYVRQNSSYKVVAITGSAGKTSTKNMVSHVLKSKFKCYSSPKSFNNNIGVPLTIFDAPNDTEILVSELGSNHPGEIEYLTKIIEPDIAIVTSVLPAHLEGFGSLDVIKEEKVSIAKGLKTGGRFFVTDSLFDYCADGKIKFEPFCKSQKIKLGGYESSFEIEGVTVKLPLSGRANVENALAAWTVCKNLGISASQFADELATVKPVDMRMECLNIGSAKILADCYNANPGSMANALETLSLIAQQEKKRAVFIFGRMGELGNQSEFLHTQLGRDIVKYKVPVVLTIKGDCSKTAQTAHNTADYDISVEVFENLSQLCDNMYKFVKPDDIILIKASRSERYETVVEKLKVLFTG; translated from the coding sequence GTGATAACATTAGACATTAAAAAACTTGCCGAGATATGTAGGGTGGACTTTGACCCACGCTGTAATTCTGAAATTTCCAGCGTTTGCATCGATTCACGCAAAGTAACCTCCGGCAGTGTGTTTTTTGCCATTAAAGGCGAAAATCACGACGGCCACGATTATTTAAAACAAGTCTTTGAAAGCGGGGCGGCCTGTGCGGTTATTTCTGACCGTTCAAAAAGCATCCCCGGCAAGCCGGTGATTTTTGTCGCCGATACGATAACGGCTCTTGGTCGATTGGCGAAGTATGTTCGGCAGAACTCTTCATACAAAGTTGTCGCCATTACCGGCTCGGCAGGCAAAACCTCCACAAAAAATATGGTTAGCCATGTTTTGAAGAGCAAATTCAAGTGCTATTCCTCGCCGAAAAGTTTTAATAACAATATCGGAGTTCCGCTTACGATTTTTGACGCGCCGAACGATACCGAAATTCTCGTTTCGGAACTTGGCAGTAATCATCCCGGCGAAATAGAATATTTGACGAAAATAATCGAGCCGGACATTGCGATTGTTACCTCTGTTTTGCCCGCGCATCTCGAAGGCTTCGGCAGTCTCGATGTTATCAAAGAAGAAAAGGTGTCCATTGCCAAAGGTTTAAAAACCGGCGGCAGATTTTTCGTTACGGACTCTCTTTTTGATTATTGCGCAGACGGAAAAATCAAATTCGAACCATTTTGCAAATCGCAGAAAATAAAACTTGGCGGTTACGAAAGCAGCTTTGAAATTGAAGGCGTAACAGTGAAACTTCCTTTGTCAGGCAGAGCGAATGTTGAAAACGCCTTGGCGGCCTGGACGGTATGCAAAAATCTCGGCATTTCAGCTTCACAATTTGCCGATGAGCTTGCGACAGTTAAGCCGGTCGATATGCGGATGGAATGTCTGAATATTGGCTCGGCAAAAATTCTCGCCGATTGCTATAACGCCAACCCCGGCTCGATGGCAAACGCGTTGGAAACATTATCTCTCATCGCGCAGCAGGAAAAGAAACGCGCTGTTTTTATCTTCGGACGGATGGGCGAACTCGGAAACCAGAGCGAATTCCTGCACACTCAACTCGGCAGAGATATTGTGAAATATAAGGTTCCCGTTGTGCTGACAATCAAGGGGGATTGCTCAAAAACCGCCCAAACGGCCCATAATACAGCCGATTATGACATCAGCGTTGAGGTTTTTGAAAATCTTTCGCAGCTCTGCGATAATATGTACAAATTTGTGAAACCTGACGATATAATACTGATTAAAGCTTCTCGCAGCGAACGTTACGAAACGGTTGTTGAAAAGCTAAAGGTATTATTTACAGGATAA
- a CDS encoding glycogen/starch synthase: protein MPIVTFYFQLHQPFRLNPDRDKFLWDSVNAEVFEKVSQKCYLPAVRMFTQLIEEYPEFKITLSMSGTFLEQALNYKPQVIEHLKELLEAGKANNQVEFLDETYYHSLTGLFDDPHRQEFRGQVLNHRVRMKEIFAVAPTSFRNTELMFNNEIAYVVADMGYKAMLCEKRDDMFGRRDGKPISPNAVFRAKDSNLIVIPRNRELSDDVAFRFPHTPISADKYASSIAKVDGEAVLLGYDFEHLGEHIWKDKGIFEFWNALPKMLAKHNSIKMANPTEVADLFKDADCPVVDIHGLSTSSWADAARDTFGWLGNKTQQEIFSRIQGLEKKAKASGGEILTQWRHLTTSDHLYFLHESDGSDHAVHSYFSPYGSIGETVRTVTDKIWTLEKEVERFYILKKTSRIPVIIISPETDRLPTKGMGDFAQYVAGKSGGMGEVVAALCRGLSNRNILTYIITLNLERAFLERAQLSREEYIRKQYQLPRDRIKTVDSSLFENHKSAYDGDPRATAAEFQRQIRRFLIRDIISRHEGRGIIHTHDWMAGGIISSFAKLMKIPLLHTVHNSHTGYVPLDMYGGVNLNELWNKLYFAHDHGVLCVDCQATAIKNATLVNYVGQRFLDETTQDYFLDRHFIPNSVRQETKAKYRYGTVLAIPNGISPSVYPEEQIENPQVDKPGLAQKYGVDDNVIEAKKLNLVKFQKKTGLTVDPEAILLYWPSRLDRTQKGIELLEDIALKFVIEHPDVQIAVIGNPVGDSRVDADILGRIACASNGKIMYQTYNDDVSMLAYAAASDVFGASLYEPFGQIDIVGNLYGATATNRDTGGFHDKIVPLKLQKLGAAQDVGNGMLFMDYNSSGLWYGLHEIVKIHRFFRKDQPEWEKQAKRIMTEARENWGLKKMVSGYMSAYERILGYSLK from the coding sequence ATGCCGATAGTAACATTTTATTTTCAATTACATCAGCCGTTCCGTTTGAATCCGGACAGAGATAAATTTCTTTGGGACAGTGTAAACGCCGAAGTTTTCGAAAAGGTTTCACAGAAATGTTATCTGCCTGCCGTAAGAATGTTTACGCAGTTGATTGAGGAATATCCTGAATTCAAGATTACATTGAGTATGTCAGGGACATTTCTCGAACAAGCTCTGAATTATAAACCGCAGGTTATAGAACATCTCAAAGAACTGCTCGAAGCCGGCAAGGCAAATAATCAGGTTGAATTTCTCGACGAAACGTATTACCACTCGCTGACAGGCCTGTTTGATGACCCGCACAGGCAGGAATTCCGCGGACAGGTACTGAATCACAGAGTGAGGATGAAAGAAATTTTCGCTGTTGCGCCTACATCCTTCAGAAATACCGAGCTTATGTTCAACAACGAGATTGCGTATGTTGTTGCCGATATGGGCTACAAAGCGATGTTGTGCGAGAAAAGGGATGATATGTTCGGCCGCAGGGACGGCAAACCTATCTCTCCCAACGCGGTATTCAGGGCAAAAGACAGCAATTTAATTGTTATTCCACGCAACAGGGAACTTAGCGACGATGTCGCGTTCAGATTTCCGCACACGCCGATATCCGCGGACAAATACGCATCGAGCATCGCCAAAGTTGACGGCGAGGCGGTTCTGCTCGGTTACGATTTCGAACACCTTGGCGAGCATATATGGAAAGATAAAGGCATTTTTGAATTCTGGAATGCGCTGCCGAAAATGCTGGCAAAGCACAACAGTATCAAAATGGCCAATCCGACCGAAGTCGCTGATTTATTTAAAGACGCCGATTGCCCTGTCGTGGATATTCACGGACTGTCAACGTCTTCATGGGCAGATGCGGCCAGAGATACGTTCGGCTGGCTTGGAAATAAAACGCAGCAGGAAATTTTTTCGAGAATACAGGGGCTTGAGAAAAAAGCAAAAGCATCCGGCGGAGAAATATTAACGCAGTGGCGGCATTTGACAACGTCCGACCATCTCTATTTTCTGCACGAAAGCGACGGCTCCGACCACGCTGTGCATTCGTATTTCAGCCCTTACGGCTCAATTGGCGAAACGGTGAGAACCGTAACCGACAAGATATGGACGCTTGAAAAAGAGGTTGAAAGATTTTATATCCTTAAAAAAACGAGCAGGATTCCTGTCATTATAATAAGTCCTGAAACGGACAGGCTGCCGACCAAAGGTATGGGCGATTTTGCGCAGTATGTCGCGGGCAAAAGCGGCGGAATGGGTGAAGTCGTTGCGGCGTTGTGCAGGGGATTGTCCAACAGAAATATTCTGACATATATTATAACTCTTAATCTCGAACGTGCTTTCCTCGAACGAGCGCAGCTTAGCAGAGAAGAATACATCAGGAAGCAATATCAGCTGCCGCGAGACAGGATAAAGACGGTTGATTCGTCATTGTTTGAAAATCATAAAAGCGCTTATGACGGCGACCCCCGCGCGACTGCGGCTGAATTCCAGCGGCAGATAAGACGTTTTCTGATTCGCGATATTATTTCCCGTCACGAAGGCAGGGGAATTATCCATACACACGACTGGATGGCCGGCGGCATTATATCCTCTTTTGCAAAGCTGATGAAGATACCATTGCTTCATACCGTTCACAACTCGCATACTGGTTATGTTCCGCTGGATATGTACGGCGGCGTGAATTTGAATGAACTCTGGAATAAATTGTATTTCGCGCACGATCACGGCGTTTTGTGCGTTGATTGTCAGGCGACCGCGATTAAAAACGCGACGCTTGTCAACTATGTCGGGCAAAGATTCCTCGACGAAACCACACAGGATTATTTCCTCGACAGACATTTCATTCCTAACAGTGTAAGACAGGAAACAAAAGCGAAGTATCGATATGGCACTGTACTTGCGATTCCGAACGGTATTTCACCTTCAGTTTATCCCGAAGAGCAGATTGAAAATCCGCAAGTCGATAAGCCAGGCCTTGCCCAAAAATACGGCGTTGACGATAATGTTATAGAGGCCAAAAAACTCAATTTGGTCAAGTTTCAGAAAAAGACCGGCCTGACAGTTGACCCGGAAGCGATATTGTTGTATTGGCCTTCAAGGCTCGATAGGACGCAAAAAGGAATTGAACTTCTTGAAGATATCGCTTTGAAGTTTGTTATCGAACATCCTGATGTTCAGATTGCCGTTATTGGTAATCCGGTTGGCGACAGTCGCGTCGATGCGGATATACTCGGCAGAATCGCCTGTGCTTCAAACGGGAAAATTATGTATCAGACTTATAATGATGACGTAAGCATGCTTGCTTATGCAGCGGCGAGCGACGTTTTCGGCGCTTCGCTGTATGAGCCTTTCGGGCAGATAGACATTGTTGGAAATCTCTACGGCGCGACGGCGACGAATCGCGATACCGGCGGTTTTCACGATAAGATTGTGCCGTTGAAACTTCAGAAACTTGGAGCCGCCCAGGACGTCGGCAACGGTATGCTTTTTATGGATTATAATTCTTCCGGCTTGTGGTATGGCCTGCACGAGATTGTCAAGATTCACAGGTTCTTCAGAAAAGACCAGCCCGAATGGGAAAAACAGGCAAAAAGAATTATGACAGAGGCCAGAGAAAACTGGGGACTGAAAAAAATGGTTTCCGGTTATATGTCGGCTTATGAACGAATACTGGGCTATTCATTGAAATAA
- the mraY gene encoding phospho-N-acetylmuramoyl-pentapeptide-transferase, which produces MLYYLFSLLQDFTTHTLGFYAWQEVLFRCILAALTSLMVAWFTGPKIIRWLMMKKIGDRPEFHHEKLNALNKEKENTPTMGGLIILTAMMAGTFLWAKLDNPFIQKAIILMIWYGGIGAVDDWLKLTSKIRHRSRNGLKPWEKLAFQLGGAVLISAFLYFDVQKIPDATRLWLPFYKYGIHISAWLFILIAIFYIAATSNAVNLTDGMDGLAAGCVAIASMTLAILCYVASESMTRTSTMTWAGYLLLPHIPQSGELCIFYASILGATMGFLWFNCHPAQTFMGDTGSLPLGAAMGYGALVTRNEILLLIIGGVFVMELMSVVIQVGYFKYSGGQRVFRCAPIHHHFHLGGWSEPQVVVRFWLLAAAFAAFALATLKIR; this is translated from the coding sequence ATGTTATATTATCTTTTTTCGCTCTTACAGGATTTTACAACCCATACACTCGGTTTTTATGCATGGCAGGAAGTTTTATTCCGCTGTATTTTAGCCGCACTGACAAGTCTTATGGTCGCCTGGTTCACAGGCCCGAAGATTATCCGTTGGCTGATGATGAAAAAAATCGGCGACCGTCCGGAATTTCACCACGAAAAACTAAACGCGCTCAACAAGGAAAAAGAGAACACGCCGACAATGGGCGGCCTGATTATTCTTACCGCTATGATGGCCGGTACTTTCCTTTGGGCAAAGCTCGACAATCCGTTTATTCAGAAAGCGATTATTTTAATGATTTGGTACGGCGGCATTGGCGCAGTCGATGACTGGCTCAAACTGACGAGCAAAATCCGACACCGCAGCAGAAATGGTTTAAAGCCGTGGGAAAAATTAGCGTTCCAATTAGGCGGGGCGGTACTAATCTCCGCGTTTTTATATTTCGATGTTCAGAAAATCCCGGATGCAACGCGCCTTTGGTTGCCGTTCTATAAATATGGTATTCATATCAGTGCCTGGCTGTTTATTCTGATTGCGATATTTTATATTGCCGCCACGAGCAACGCGGTTAATCTGACCGATGGCATGGACGGCCTTGCCGCCGGCTGCGTAGCGATTGCCAGTATGACGCTGGCGATTCTTTGTTATGTTGCGTCGGAATCAATGACGCGGACATCGACAATGACATGGGCAGGTTATCTGCTTCTGCCGCACATCCCGCAATCGGGCGAGCTTTGCATTTTCTATGCGTCGATACTTGGTGCAACGATGGGCTTTTTGTGGTTCAACTGCCATCCGGCTCAGACTTTTATGGGAGATACTGGTTCGCTGCCGTTAGGGGCGGCGATGGGTTATGGCGCTCTTGTTACGAGAAATGAAATCCTGCTTTTGATTATCGGCGGCGTCTTTGTTATGGAACTTATGAGCGTTGTGATTCAGGTAGGATATTTCAAATATTCAGGCGGGCAGAGAGTTTTCCGCTGTGCGCCGATTCACCATCATTTCCATCTTGGCGGCTGGTCTGAACCGCAGGTTGTCGTTCGCTTCTGGCTTCTGGCCGCTGCGTTCGCGGCTTTCGCACTTGCAACATTAAAGATTCGTTAA